From Staphylothermus hellenicus DSM 12710, a single genomic window includes:
- a CDS encoding 4Fe-4S dicluster domain-containing protein: protein MATSTSKNEKEIVYMRYIDLDKCIGCYTCEAVCDFLHNGKPFIKIYETSIGLRTPISCLHCSRAPCIEVCPTGAMTRDESGAVYVESMKCIGCMACLYACPFGIPELDPKVGVATKCDLCKPLRDQGLDPACYAMCPAEAIIYGKPKDISEQIRKRKAELMIKAKMSGPSIE, encoded by the coding sequence ATGGCTACATCTACTTCAAAAAATGAAAAAGAAATTGTATATATGAGATACATTGATCTAGATAAATGCATAGGCTGTTATACGTGTGAGGCAGTATGCGACTTCTTACACAATGGTAAACCATTTATTAAAATCTATGAGACAAGCATTGGATTAAGAACACCTATTTCATGCCTACATTGTAGTCGTGCACCATGCATCGAGGTATGCCCCACAGGAGCTATGACAAGGGATGAGAGCGGCGCAGTATATGTCGAGTCCATGAAATGTATAGGTTGCATGGCGTGTCTATATGCATGTCCATTTGGTATACCAGAGCTTGATCCCAAGGTGGGTGTGGCGACAAAGTGTGACTTATGTAAACCATTACGTGACCAAGGCTTAGATCCGGCCTGCTATGCGATGTGCCCGGCAGAAGCAATTATATATGGTAAACCAAAAGACATAAGTGAACAAATTAGAAAGAGGAAAGCA
- a CDS encoding FAD-dependent oxidoreductase produces MLKETLCKTWRLLFLRFTWMCKNPPSTTAGRSRIKISIIGAGPGGLAAAGYFACLGYSVTVYDKQPLPGGMMVFAIPKVRIRDETVLEGVYELRDKFGVVFKNNIKIFGDHEPPKEEGEHFVKEIVNLKDIVDESDAVLITTGTWQSRKLRIPGEEGSGVMSAVEYLYDIRVWEKGLVDHKPSVGRKVVIIGAGLSAVDAALEALEQGVEEVMIAYRRTKKQAPAGVYEINKLARRGVKWIELVSPVEIIRENGRVKAIRLQKMRLGEPDESGRPRPIPIPGSEYDLEADTIIEAIGEIPTPPVANGYLGIKLDRRNKIIVDEKFRTGNPKVWAAGDVVTGPSFIGNAIKTALYASKSIHTYLSSKIL; encoded by the coding sequence ATGCTGAAAGAAACATTATGTAAAACATGGAGGTTGTTGTTTTTGAGATTTACATGGATGTGTAAAAATCCACCATCAACTACTGCAGGGCGTTCAAGAATTAAGATATCTATAATAGGTGCTGGTCCTGGAGGGCTGGCTGCGGCAGGTTATTTTGCTTGTCTAGGCTACTCCGTAACAGTATATGATAAACAACCATTACCTGGGGGAATGATGGTTTTTGCCATTCCTAAAGTTAGAATACGTGATGAAACAGTATTAGAAGGTGTATATGAGCTTAGAGACAAGTTTGGCGTTGTCTTTAAGAATAATATTAAGATATTCGGCGATCATGAACCTCCAAAAGAGGAAGGCGAACACTTTGTAAAAGAAATAGTTAATCTAAAAGATATTGTTGACGAAAGCGATGCTGTCCTAATTACGACTGGTACATGGCAGAGCAGAAAACTGAGAATACCTGGAGAGGAAGGGTCTGGAGTCATGAGTGCAGTAGAGTATCTCTACGATATACGTGTTTGGGAGAAAGGATTAGTTGATCATAAACCAAGTGTTGGGAGAAAGGTAGTAATAATAGGTGCTGGTTTAAGCGCGGTGGATGCAGCTTTGGAGGCATTAGAACAAGGTGTTGAAGAAGTAATGATTGCTTATAGGAGAACAAAGAAACAAGCTCCTGCAGGCGTCTATGAAATAAATAAACTTGCTAGAAGAGGCGTTAAATGGATTGAGCTCGTTAGCCCTGTAGAAATAATTAGAGAAAATGGAAGAGTTAAAGCTATTCGTCTCCAAAAAATGCGGCTTGGAGAACCCGATGAAAGCGGTAGACCTAGACCAATACCTATTCCCGGAAGCGAATATGATTTAGAAGCAGATACAATAATTGAAGCAATAGGAGAAATACCTACCCCTCCCGTTGCCAATGGATACCTAGGAATAAAGCTGGATAGAAGGAACAAAATAATCGTAGATGAAAAGTTTAGAACAGGTAATCCAAAAGTATGGGCTGCTGGAGACGTCGTAACAGGCCCCAGCTTCATAGGTAATGCGATAAAAACTGCTCTCTACGCATCTAAATCTATACATACATATTTAAGTAGCAAGATTTTATGA